Proteins encoded together in one Acidobacteriota bacterium window:
- a CDS encoding class I SAM-dependent methyltransferase encodes MRGRPSARDLAYCGLFGAAALLLPVIFHLLRLGHVFMPMYLPLVTLAFFVRPGAAAATALVVPVLSGVLTGMPPLYPPVAGLMALELAAMAALISAIVSRRPRANELLVLAPALLFGRVLYVGLAYAVFLAIGLPAAFMAGLSVLSGWPGLVLMVIAVPPLARLRRGSGPAVSPAGDDARRAYFDSIADRWDGWEDLSALEARLASVLEGLGVGPDEAVLDAGCGTGNLTLALLARFSEAGRVVAVDFSARMVGEARSKVRDPRADWLVADIRRLPVPAASFDRVICFSVWPHIDDRDAAAAEIRRVLRPGGRLHVWHLSSRARINGIHAGAGGAIGRDLLPPARETAELLSRRGFRPETVIDGEDNYLVTAVRDGLAGD; translated from the coding sequence ATGAGGGGCCGTCCCTCGGCGCGCGATCTCGCCTACTGCGGCCTGTTCGGCGCGGCGGCCCTTCTCCTGCCCGTGATCTTCCATCTCCTGCGGCTGGGCCACGTGTTTATGCCCATGTACCTGCCGCTCGTGACCTTGGCTTTTTTCGTGCGCCCGGGCGCCGCCGCGGCCACGGCCCTCGTCGTGCCGGTCCTGTCCGGCGTCCTGACCGGCATGCCCCCGCTCTATCCGCCCGTGGCCGGGCTCATGGCGCTCGAGCTGGCGGCCATGGCCGCGCTCATCTCGGCCATCGTGAGCCGGCGGCCCCGGGCCAACGAGCTGCTCGTCCTCGCTCCGGCGCTCCTCTTCGGCCGGGTCCTCTACGTCGGGCTGGCCTACGCGGTCTTCCTGGCGATCGGTCTTCCGGCGGCGTTCATGGCCGGCCTCTCGGTCCTGAGCGGCTGGCCCGGCCTCGTGCTGATGGTTATCGCCGTTCCGCCCCTGGCCAGGCTCCGGCGCGGCAGCGGGCCAGCCGTGTCTCCGGCCGGGGATGACGCCCGCAGGGCCTATTTCGATTCGATAGCGGACCGCTGGGACGGCTGGGAGGACCTGTCGGCGCTCGAGGCGCGTCTCGCTTCGGTACTAGAGGGCCTCGGGGTCGGGCCGGACGAAGCCGTGCTGGACGCGGGCTGCGGGACCGGCAACCTGACACTGGCCCTCCTGGCCCGGTTTTCCGAGGCCGGCCGGGTCGTGGCCGTGGACTTCTCGGCCCGGATGGTCGGGGAGGCGCGGAGCAAGGTCCGGGACCCGCGAGCCGATTGGCTGGTCGCCGACATCCGGCGGCTGCCCGTCCCGGCCGCCTCGTTCGACCGGGTCATCTGCTTCTCGGTATGGCCTCACATCGACGATCGCGACGCGGCCGCGGCCGAGATCCGCCGGGTCCTGAGGCCCGGCGGCCGTCTCCATGTCTGGCACCTGTCTTCGCGGGCCAGGATCAACGGCATCCACGCCGGGGCGGGCGGGGCCATCGGCCGCGACCTCCTGCCGCCGGCGCGCGAAACGGCCGAGCTGCTGAGCCGGCGCGGCTTCCGTCCGGAAACGGTCATAGACGGCGAAGACAATTACCTGGTCACGGCCGTCCGGGACGGCTTGGCGGGGGATTGA
- the nikR gene encoding nickel-responsive transcriptional regulator NikR: MKEIVRFGVSLEKDLLRRFDALVAGRGLASRSEAFRDLIRGALVEEEWRGDGEVAGAVTLVYEHHRKDLVGRLTDIQHDAHDLILSTQHIHLDRDLCLEIIAVRGRAGDVRRLSESLRSVKGVLQGTVNMASTGRKLR, encoded by the coding sequence TTGAAAGAGATAGTTCGCTTCGGTGTCTCGCTGGAGAAGGACCTGCTCCGCCGGTTCGACGCCCTCGTCGCCGGCCGCGGCCTGGCCAGCCGGTCCGAGGCCTTCCGCGACCTGATCCGGGGAGCGCTGGTCGAGGAGGAATGGCGCGGCGACGGCGAGGTGGCCGGCGCCGTCACTCTCGTCTACGAACATCACCGCAAGGACCTAGTCGGGCGGCTAACGGACATCCAGCACGACGCCCATGACCTGATCCTGTCCACCCAGCATATCCATCTCGACCGGGACCTCTGCCTTGAGATCATCGCCGTCAGGGGCCGGGCCGGGGATGTCCGCCGGCTGTCCGAGTCCCTGCGCTCGGTCAAGGGCGTCCTCCAGGGAACGGTCAATATGGCCAGCACGGGCCGGAAGCTCCGCTGA
- a CDS encoding lipocalin family protein: MKSVVAVLIIAAVLVSAGCKSSAGPEDTESFLGTWNATKAEYTSAANSSTKVDIVAGGSTAVLVLNATTFTLTITDPGESAVVAGGTWSASTDVLTLTWTSGNSGTTQFDYTLSGDNLTLNDGHVLYDFTPGSPEEALLDLVLHRQ; this comes from the coding sequence ATGAAAAGCGTCGTCGCCGTCCTCATCATTGCCGCCGTCCTGGTTTCCGCCGGATGCAAGAGCAGCGCCGGCCCGGAGGACACCGAGAGCTTCCTCGGCACCTGGAACGCCACCAAGGCCGAATATACGAGCGCGGCCAACTCGAGCACCAAGGTCGACATCGTGGCCGGGGGTTCGACGGCCGTGCTGGTCCTCAACGCCACGACCTTCACCTTGACGATTACGGATCCCGGCGAGAGCGCGGTCGTCGCGGGCGGAACATGGTCGGCTTCCACCGACGTCCTGACCCTGACCTGGACGTCCGGGAACAGCGGCACGACGCAGTTCGACTACACTCTGTCCGGCGACAACCTGACCCTCAACGACGGCCACGTGCTGTACGATTTCACGCCGGGCAGCCCCGAAGAGGCTTTGCTCGACCTGGTCCTCCACCGGCAATAG
- a CDS encoding aspartate/glutamate racemase family protein, producing the protein MRTLGLIGGTTWHSTVDYYRLINQGVQERLGGHHSAAMVMVSVEFAPVEDLQEKGDWSGLGRLMVAAARTLEAAGAEAIVICANTMHQLAPDIAAAVRLPIIHIADAAAASVKGRGMKTVGLLGTRYTMEMDFYRARLEKEHGLKVLVPDAPERAVVHNVIYDELGRGIVREESRRAYAGIIEGLVRRGAQGVILGCTEIPLLIKAKDSPVPVFDTTALHAAAAVDFALS; encoded by the coding sequence GTGAGGACGCTCGGCCTCATCGGCGGCACGACCTGGCATTCGACCGTCGATTACTACCGGCTCATCAACCAGGGCGTCCAGGAGCGGCTGGGCGGCCATCACTCGGCCGCGATGGTCATGGTCTCGGTCGAGTTCGCGCCGGTCGAAGACCTCCAGGAGAAAGGGGACTGGTCGGGCCTGGGCCGGCTGATGGTCGCGGCCGCCAGGACCCTCGAAGCGGCCGGGGCCGAGGCCATCGTCATCTGCGCCAACACCATGCACCAGCTGGCCCCGGACATCGCCGCGGCCGTCCGGCTGCCGATCATCCACATCGCCGACGCGGCCGCCGCGTCCGTCAAGGGCCGGGGCATGAAGACGGTCGGGCTGCTCGGCACCCGCTACACGATGGAGATGGACTTCTACCGGGCGCGCCTGGAGAAAGAGCACGGACTGAAGGTCCTGGTGCCGGACGCCCCGGAGCGGGCCGTCGTCCACAATGTCATCTACGACGAGCTCGGCCGGGGCATCGTCCGCGAGGAATCGCGCCGGGCCTACGCCGGGATCATCGAGGGCCTGGTCCGGCGGGGCGCCCAGGGCGTCATCCTCGGCTGCACCGAGATCCCACTCCTTATCAAGGCCAAGGACAGCCCCGTGCCTGTATTTGACACGACCGCCCTGCACGCCGCGGCCGCGGTGGATTTCGCGCTGAGCTGA
- the rho gene encoding transcription termination factor Rho yields the protein MVTKKNGTPDAPPANREYNLIDLESQDPDALAQTAAAVGLPEDEIDGSSKHHLIFKILEAQAKKQGLLFSEGVLECLEDGFGFLRAPEFSYLPSQDDIYVSPSQIRKFQLRTGDTISGVVRAPKNGEKYFALIKIEAVNFMHPDVIIEERRNVNFEGLTPLYPFEMIKLQDGNPKNMNARVMELLTPIGKGQRGLIVSPPRAGKTTILKTIAKSIEKNHPEIFLIVLLIAERPEEVTDFRRSVNGEVVASTFDEPPTRNAQVANIVLEKAKRLVEIKRDVVILLDSITRLARAHNSIVPPSGKVLSGGIDANALHKPKKFFGSARKVEEGGSLTILATALIDTGSRMDEVIFEEFKGTGNMEINLDRRLVDKRVFPAIDMSRSGTRKEELLIPEQDLNRIWILRKVLSQMNEVEAVEMLIDKLGKTKTNQDFLNQMSKG from the coding sequence ATGGTGACGAAGAAGAACGGAACCCCGGACGCCCCGCCCGCCAACAGGGAATACAACCTCATCGACCTCGAGTCCCAGGACCCCGACGCCCTGGCCCAGACCGCCGCCGCCGTCGGCCTGCCCGAGGACGAGATCGACGGCTCGAGCAAGCACCACCTGATCTTCAAGATCCTCGAGGCCCAGGCCAAGAAACAGGGCCTGCTCTTCTCGGAGGGCGTCCTGGAGTGCCTGGAGGACGGCTTCGGCTTCCTCCGCGCCCCCGAGTTCAGCTACCTGCCGAGCCAGGACGACATCTATGTCTCGCCCTCCCAGATCCGCAAGTTCCAGCTGCGGACGGGCGACACCATCTCCGGCGTCGTCCGGGCCCCCAAGAACGGGGAGAAGTACTTCGCCCTGATCAAGATCGAGGCCGTCAACTTCATGCACCCCGACGTCATCATCGAGGAGCGGCGGAACGTCAACTTCGAGGGCCTGACGCCGCTCTACCCGTTCGAGATGATCAAGCTCCAGGACGGCAACCCCAAGAACATGAACGCCCGGGTCATGGAGCTGCTGACGCCCATCGGCAAGGGCCAGCGCGGCCTGATCGTTTCGCCGCCCCGGGCCGGCAAGACGACCATCCTCAAGACGATCGCCAAGTCCATCGAGAAGAACCACCCGGAGATCTTCCTCATCGTCCTGCTCATCGCCGAGCGGCCCGAGGAGGTCACCGATTTCCGGCGGAGCGTCAACGGCGAGGTCGTGGCCTCGACCTTCGACGAACCGCCGACCCGCAACGCCCAGGTCGCCAACATCGTCCTGGAGAAGGCCAAGCGGCTGGTCGAGATCAAGCGCGACGTCGTCATCCTGCTCGACTCCATCACCCGCCTGGCCCGGGCCCACAACTCCATCGTCCCGCCCTCGGGCAAGGTCCTGTCGGGCGGCATCGACGCCAACGCCCTGCACAAGCCCAAGAAGTTCTTCGGCTCGGCCCGCAAGGTCGAGGAAGGCGGCTCGCTGACCATCCTGGCCACGGCCCTGATCGATACCGGCAGCCGGATGGACGAGGTCATCTTCGAGGAGTTCAAGGGCACCGGCAACATGGAGATCAACCTCGACCGGCGCCTGGTCGACAAGCGCGTCTTCCCGGCCATCGACATGAGCCGGTCCGGCACCCGCAAGGAAGAGCTGCTCATCCCGGAGCAGGACCTCAACCGCATCTGGATCCTGCGCAAGGTCCTCAGCCAGATGAACGAAGTCGAGGCCGTCGAAATGCTGATCGACAAGCTGGGCAAGACCAAGACCAACCAGGATTTCCTCAACCAGATGAGCAAGGGCTGA
- the lon gene encoding endopeptidase La, which yields MQDSNEHTEVLKNIPLIPLRDLVVFPATLVPFIVGRSSSVQALERAAEKDKLIFLAAQMDASVDNPAPKDIYSVGVTAKIIRTIKSDDRNMKVIVEGKSRARIVEYLSTYPYYQILAKAIKEVDDHLPESRELLKRVLALFEDYLKLNQNTNLDSIIPALRENTPERITDIIASHVYMPLEEKQNLLETVNSFERLRRLNYVLENEILKIHSAYQKDPNRAAGRRRASFKDQAAGGQKPFPPGLPGGRKEEQPNEIEELRQKVAKAKMPPDAQEKAYKEIERLESMPPMSAEATVSRNYLDWLISLPWVKKTREKRELKEADRILNEDHHGLEKVKERILEYLSIRQLVKNPRGVILGLIGPPGVGKSSLGKSIARATGRKFVRLSLGGVRDEAEVRGHRRTYIGAYPGRIIQMIKRAGTKNPVFLLDEVDKMSMDFRGDPASALMEVLDPEQNSTFLDHYIDTDFDLSQVMFIVTANLLDPIPKPLIDRMEIIRIPGYTEDEKLEIAKRFLLPKQMEAHGLTEANIKFSDHALVKLIRSYTREAGVRNLEREITTVCRKVVKRVVEQGKEHKEHITPKNLEAYLGIPKYRRSEFDKRDEIGVATGMAWTEFGGELLRFEATKVHGKGSFTLTGQLGEIMQESAQTAFSFVRGKIYELDIARDLHRNSDIHIHVPEGSTPKEGPSAGITIATAIISLLTDIPVRNRVAMSGEITLKGRVLPVGGVKEKLLAAYREGLREAILPLDNQPDLKDLPKVLKTGMTIHLVETMDEVLKIALTRELPKKPAESRDAKPAEAERPAARPAEGEAAKEPPLTN from the coding sequence ATGCAGGATTCCAACGAACACACCGAGGTCCTCAAGAACATACCCCTCATCCCCCTGAGGGACCTCGTCGTGTTCCCGGCCACCCTGGTGCCCTTCATCGTCGGCCGGTCCTCCTCCGTCCAGGCCCTGGAACGGGCCGCCGAGAAGGACAAGCTGATCTTCCTGGCCGCCCAGATGGACGCCTCCGTCGACAACCCGGCCCCCAAGGATATCTACTCGGTCGGCGTGACGGCCAAGATCATCCGGACCATCAAGAGCGACGACCGGAACATGAAGGTCATCGTCGAGGGCAAGAGCCGGGCCCGGATCGTCGAGTACCTGAGCACCTATCCCTACTACCAGATCCTGGCCAAGGCCATCAAGGAAGTCGACGACCACCTGCCCGAGTCCCGGGAGCTGCTGAAGCGGGTCCTGGCCCTCTTCGAGGACTATCTCAAGCTCAACCAGAACACCAACCTCGACTCGATCATCCCGGCCCTCCGGGAGAACACCCCCGAGCGGATCACCGACATCATCGCCTCCCACGTCTACATGCCCCTCGAAGAGAAGCAGAACCTCCTCGAGACGGTCAACAGCTTCGAACGCCTGCGGCGCCTCAACTACGTCCTCGAGAACGAGATCCTGAAGATCCACTCGGCCTACCAGAAGGACCCCAACCGGGCGGCGGGCCGGCGCCGGGCCTCGTTCAAGGACCAGGCGGCCGGCGGCCAGAAGCCCTTCCCGCCGGGCCTGCCGGGCGGCCGCAAGGAGGAGCAGCCGAACGAGATCGAGGAGCTGCGCCAGAAAGTGGCCAAGGCCAAGATGCCGCCGGACGCCCAGGAGAAGGCCTACAAGGAGATCGAGCGGCTGGAGTCCATGCCCCCGATGTCCGCGGAAGCCACGGTCAGCCGCAACTATCTCGACTGGCTCATCTCCCTGCCCTGGGTCAAGAAGACCAGGGAGAAGAGGGAACTCAAGGAAGCCGATAGGATCCTCAACGAGGACCATCACGGCCTGGAGAAGGTCAAGGAGCGCATCCTCGAGTACCTGTCCATCCGCCAGCTGGTCAAGAACCCCCGGGGCGTCATCCTCGGGCTGATCGGGCCTCCGGGCGTGGGCAAGAGCTCCCTCGGGAAATCCATCGCCCGGGCCACCGGCCGCAAGTTCGTCCGGCTGTCGCTCGGCGGCGTCCGCGACGAGGCTGAGGTCCGGGGCCACCGGCGGACCTACATCGGGGCCTATCCCGGCCGGATCATCCAGATGATCAAGCGCGCCGGGACCAAGAACCCCGTCTTCCTCCTCGACGAGGTCGACAAGATGAGCATGGATTTCCGGGGCGACCCGGCCTCGGCCCTGATGGAGGTCCTCGACCCGGAGCAGAACAGCACCTTCCTCGACCACTACATCGACACCGATTTCGACCTGTCCCAGGTCATGTTCATCGTCACGGCCAACCTGCTCGATCCGATCCCCAAGCCGCTGATCGACCGCATGGAGATCATCCGCATCCCCGGCTACACCGAGGACGAGAAGCTCGAGATCGCCAAGCGCTTCCTCCTGCCGAAGCAGATGGAGGCCCACGGCCTGACCGAGGCCAACATCAAGTTCAGCGACCACGCCCTGGTCAAGCTCATCCGCAGCTACACCCGCGAGGCCGGCGTCCGGAACCTGGAGCGGGAGATCACCACGGTCTGCCGCAAGGTCGTGAAGCGGGTCGTCGAGCAGGGCAAGGAGCACAAGGAACACATCACGCCGAAGAACCTCGAGGCCTATCTGGGCATCCCGAAGTACCGCCGCTCCGAGTTCGACAAGCGGGACGAGATCGGGGTCGCCACGGGCATGGCCTGGACCGAGTTCGGCGGCGAGCTGCTCCGGTTCGAGGCCACCAAGGTCCACGGCAAGGGCAGCTTCACCCTGACCGGGCAGCTCGGCGAGATCATGCAGGAATCCGCCCAGACGGCCTTCTCCTTCGTCCGCGGCAAGATCTACGAGCTCGACATCGCCCGGGACCTCCACCGCAATTCCGATATCCATATCCACGTGCCCGAAGGATCGACGCCCAAGGAAGGCCCCTCGGCCGGCATCACCATCGCCACGGCCATCATCTCGCTGCTGACCGACATCCCGGTCCGCAACAGGGTGGCTATGAGCGGGGAGATCACGCTGAAGGGCCGGGTCCTGCCCGTCGGCGGCGTCAAGGAAAAGCTGCTGGCCGCCTACCGGGAGGGCCTCCGCGAGGCCATCCTGCCCCTCGACAATCAACCCGACCTCAAGGACCTGCCCAAGGTCCTCAAGACCGGGATGACCATCCACCTCGTCGAAACTATGGACGAGGTCCTGAAGATCGCCCTGACCCGCGAGCTGCCGAAGAAGCCCGCCGAGAGCCGCGACGCCAAGCCGGCCGAGGCGGAGCGCCCGGCGGCCCGCCCGGCCGAGGGGGAGGCGGCGAAGGAGCCGCCCCTGACCAACTGA
- the tig gene encoding trigger factor: MNAEGRHSRLIDVSPSRKEIELEIPDEEFRQEYERILGEYVSKAKLDGFRKGHAPREQVRALFDHDIRHDAYDSLIPRVLEDELKGLRLNPVNVPELKDLKHDEGQPLRCTASFEVLPDFDLPDYRAVKVQKKPVEIAQADVDKALEDVRARAAELVPVEGRGAAGGDYAAVEMQGRDAATRRLLPVEKAVVLVGHADNEPALNEKIAGMTPGEERSFEVSYPKGHANRRVAGKTIVYSLKLRELKEKKLATLDDEFAKTMGTPEGLAALRDKVRKELQAGRERASQNEAASEVLKAIAGKVSLELPESVAERETLAVLRRLLSSLGGRPLAPEAVEGLKAEARRQAVEHLTNHLILEKIAQKEGFGVTDEEVQAEVRGLAQANGIPEAALGDMIRRDPSRREEMAENLLFRKTVDFLMKMAIMS, encoded by the coding sequence ATGAACGCAGAAGGCCGACACAGCCGCCTGATCGACGTGAGCCCGAGCCGCAAGGAGATCGAGCTCGAGATCCCCGACGAGGAGTTCCGCCAGGAATACGAGCGGATCCTCGGCGAATACGTCAGCAAAGCCAAGCTCGACGGCTTCCGCAAGGGCCACGCCCCGCGGGAGCAGGTCCGGGCCCTCTTCGACCACGACATCCGGCACGACGCTTACGATTCGCTCATCCCCCGGGTGCTCGAGGACGAGCTCAAGGGCCTCCGCCTGAACCCGGTCAATGTGCCCGAGCTCAAGGACCTGAAGCATGACGAGGGCCAGCCCCTGCGCTGCACGGCCTCCTTCGAAGTGCTGCCGGACTTCGACCTGCCCGACTACCGGGCGGTCAAGGTCCAGAAGAAGCCGGTCGAGATCGCCCAGGCGGACGTGGACAAGGCCCTCGAGGACGTCCGGGCCCGGGCCGCGGAGCTCGTCCCCGTCGAGGGAAGGGGAGCGGCCGGCGGGGATTACGCCGCCGTCGAGATGCAGGGCCGGGACGCGGCGACCAGGCGTCTCCTGCCGGTCGAAAAGGCCGTGGTCCTGGTCGGCCACGCCGACAACGAGCCGGCCCTCAACGAGAAGATCGCGGGCATGACCCCGGGGGAGGAGCGCTCCTTCGAGGTTTCCTATCCCAAGGGCCACGCCAACCGGCGCGTGGCCGGCAAGACCATCGTCTATAGCCTCAAGCTGCGTGAGCTCAAGGAGAAGAAGCTGGCCACCCTGGACGACGAGTTCGCCAAGACCATGGGGACGCCCGAGGGCCTGGCGGCCCTTCGGGACAAGGTCCGCAAAGAGCTGCAGGCCGGCCGGGAGCGGGCCAGCCAGAACGAGGCGGCCTCCGAGGTCCTCAAGGCCATCGCCGGCAAGGTCTCCCTGGAGCTGCCGGAATCGGTCGCGGAGCGGGAGACCCTGGCCGTCCTGCGCCGCCTGCTGTCCTCCCTGGGGGGCCGTCCGCTGGCCCCGGAAGCCGTGGAGGGCTTGAAGGCCGAGGCCCGCCGCCAGGCCGTCGAGCACCTGACCAACCACCTGATCCTCGAGAAGATCGCCCAGAAGGAGGGCTTCGGCGTGACCGACGAGGAGGTCCAGGCCGAGGTCCGAGGCCTGGCCCAGGCCAACGGCATCCCCGAGGCCGCCCTGGGGGACATGATCCGCCGGGACCCCTCCCGCCGCGAGGAAATGGCCGAGAACCTGCTCTTCCGCAAGACAGTTGACTTTCTCATGAAAATGGCTATAATGAGTTGA
- a CDS encoding tetratricopeptide repeat protein — MFHDRKAGLALVAAVILASSWAAAQTEETNNILGQAGSSVIALTSYGADKVELPKGSALALGEDIVVTNYHIVSQAFDVEGFNIRGKKVKIEGLLGVDKAHDVALLKLKGKLQALPVGSLDSLAAGARLFALGSNELGSIVVVEGTFRRIVDAGPVGKIIEISMPAADQFRGGPLVDVNGQLVGMLVVGEKNVRFGLPVSVLTGVPRTPGVTAFKSQTPENYFEAADGNSFGARTAMALEDLSTARYHLEKAVRANPADVQGHLQLAEIYSRQRDYAAAVTAYRKITELDPQRADAFYGLGSILFKQTQYKDAAEALEKAAGLGYAGKEVQFDIGSAWEAAADFAKAAAAYEKYVALAPADAFRAQWRLGFCRTQLGEYDAAIAALVEAQKAQPSDLKVRESLAEAYVKAGRLEEAEGVYTAMAGLNPAEAKNYFRQAYQMYDAAGKFDKAVVPLKKIIELDPKNETNFYYLGMAYFKVPDYDQAVAAFQQALAVKPDFPHAWYQIGSSYFNVKKFKEAAEAYKKYSELAPDDSAGPLNIGVAYIQAKNYEAAVAPLKKAIELKPDNSVAMANLAIVYINLKDMYSAKEIYNKLAAIDPAMAEKIKKHIH; from the coding sequence ATGTTCCATGATCGCAAAGCCGGCCTGGCGCTCGTCGCCGCCGTCATCTTGGCCTCGTCCTGGGCCGCGGCCCAGACCGAGGAGACCAATAACATCCTCGGCCAGGCGGGTTCGAGCGTCATAGCGCTCACCAGCTACGGGGCCGACAAGGTCGAGCTCCCGAAGGGTTCGGCCCTGGCCCTGGGCGAGGATATCGTCGTCACGAACTATCATATCGTCTCCCAGGCCTTCGACGTCGAGGGCTTCAACATCAGGGGGAAGAAGGTCAAGATAGAGGGCCTTCTCGGGGTCGACAAGGCCCACGATGTCGCCCTGCTCAAGCTGAAAGGCAAGCTCCAGGCCCTGCCAGTCGGCTCACTCGACAGCCTGGCCGCGGGAGCCCGCCTGTTCGCCCTGGGATCGAACGAGCTCGGCAGCATCGTCGTCGTCGAGGGCACGTTCCGCCGGATCGTCGACGCCGGCCCGGTGGGCAAGATCATCGAGATCTCCATGCCGGCGGCCGATCAGTTCCGGGGCGGCCCGCTCGTCGACGTCAACGGCCAGCTCGTCGGCATGCTCGTCGTCGGCGAGAAGAACGTCCGCTTCGGCCTGCCCGTCAGCGTGCTCACCGGTGTGCCCCGGACGCCGGGCGTCACGGCCTTCAAATCGCAGACCCCGGAGAACTATTTCGAAGCGGCCGACGGCAACAGCTTCGGCGCCCGGACGGCCATGGCGCTCGAGGACCTGTCGACGGCCCGCTACCACCTGGAAAAAGCCGTCCGGGCCAACCCGGCTGACGTCCAGGGGCATCTCCAGCTGGCCGAGATCTATTCGCGCCAGCGCGACTATGCCGCCGCGGTTACGGCCTACCGCAAGATCACCGAGCTCGACCCGCAGCGGGCCGACGCCTTCTACGGCCTGGGCAGCATCCTGTTCAAGCAGACCCAGTACAAGGACGCCGCCGAGGCCCTGGAGAAGGCGGCCGGCCTGGGCTATGCGGGCAAGGAAGTCCAGTTCGACATCGGCTCCGCCTGGGAGGCCGCGGCCGATTTCGCCAAGGCCGCCGCGGCCTACGAGAAGTACGTCGCCCTCGCCCCGGCCGACGCCTTCAGGGCCCAGTGGCGCCTCGGCTTCTGCCGGACCCAGCTCGGGGAGTACGACGCGGCCATCGCCGCCCTCGTCGAGGCCCAGAAGGCCCAGCCGTCGGACCTCAAGGTCCGCGAATCCCTGGCCGAGGCCTACGTCAAGGCCGGCCGTCTCGAGGAGGCCGAGGGCGTCTACACGGCCATGGCCGGCCTCAACCCGGCCGAGGCCAAGAACTATTTCCGCCAAGCCTACCAGATGTACGACGCGGCCGGGAAGTTCGACAAGGCCGTCGTTCCGCTCAAGAAGATCATCGAGCTCGATCCCAAGAACGAGACGAACTTCTATTATCTCGGCATGGCCTACTTCAAGGTGCCGGATTACGACCAGGCCGTGGCCGCGTTCCAGCAGGCGCTGGCGGTCAAGCCCGATTTCCCGCACGCCTGGTACCAGATCGGCTCGTCCTACTTCAACGTCAAGAAGTTCAAAGAGGCGGCCGAGGCCTACAAGAAATATTCCGAGCTGGCGCCCGATGACTCGGCCGGGCCCCTGAACATCGGCGTCGCCTACATCCAGGCCAAGAACTACGAGGCGGCCGTGGCGCCGCTGAAGAAGGCCATCGAGCTCAAGCCCGACAACTCCGTGGCCATGGCCAACCTGGCCATCGTCTATATCAACCTGAAGGACATGTACAGCGCCAAGGAGATATACAACAAGCTGGCGGCCATCGACCCGGCCATGGCCGAGAAGATAAAGAAGCACATCCATTGA
- a CDS encoding DUF2085 domain-containing protein has translation MATMPGPRTVRRIWLLTVCGTACWLAGIFLAPGLAARGAGGASRVFYALYAPVCHQIPGRSFRLHGYPLAVCGRCLGIYAGFAAGLLFYPLVRGFSRTDLPRARLFVLLTVPLAIDGLAGLLGVWRSPIGLRFATGLVWGILLPYYFVAGLVDLARARRERAAARALEKAGQTK, from the coding sequence ATGGCGACCATGCCGGGCCCGCGGACCGTGCGCCGGATCTGGCTCCTGACCGTCTGCGGCACGGCGTGCTGGCTGGCCGGCATCTTCCTGGCCCCCGGGCTGGCCGCCCGCGGCGCCGGCGGCGCGTCCCGCGTCTTCTACGCCCTCTATGCCCCGGTCTGCCATCAGATCCCCGGCCGCTCGTTCCGCCTCCACGGCTATCCCCTGGCCGTCTGCGGCCGCTGCCTGGGCATCTACGCGGGGTTCGCGGCCGGGCTGCTGTTCTATCCGCTGGTCCGGGGTTTTTCCCGGACAGACCTGCCGAGGGCCCGTCTATTCGTTCTCCTGACCGTGCCTCTGGCGATCGACGGCCTGGCCGGCCTCCTGGGGGTCTGGCGGAGCCCGATCGGGCTCAGGTTCGCCACGGGCCTTGTCTGGGGCATCCTCCTGCCCTATTATTTCGTGGCCGGTCTGGTCGACCTCGCCCGGGCGCGGCGGGAGCGGGCGGCCGCCCGGGCACTTGAAAAGGCCGGCCAGACGAAATAG